DNA from Halorarum salinum:
CCGAAGATGAGGACCATACTTACCGTGTTGAGAACCCCTATACCCAGGGGAGCACTCAGATTCTTCGCGGCAACAGCGAGACCCCCTGCAAGGAGCATCACTGCGAAGTAACCCTTGATCTCGCCCTCATCGACGAGCGTCGATGCTCCCGCACCGATGCGAGCGCCAAGGGCGCTCCCAGCGAGTAGCGAACCAACAACGGGGAGTGCAACCGCGCCAGCACGCGCGTAGACGAACGCACCGAACGCGCCAGAAATGGTGATTTGAAGGATGTCCGTCCCGACAGCGATTCCAGCAGGAACGCCAAGTCCGTACATCATCGCAGGCATCAGTAGAAATCCACCACCAACGCCAAGAAACCCGGAGAGAACGCCGATCACTCCGCCAATGGCTAATACGATCCACAGTGAAATCGTGGCGCCGCATTTCAGCGAGACCATTGGCGGGACCTCAACTGCTTGTACCCGGTCGGCTAGTCCGAGTTCGATGCATTCATCGCCTTCGCAACGCGCATCGCGAAGAGTGAACAGTCCGACGAGGGCAAGGAGACCGACGTACGCAGTACTGATTACGATGTCAGCTGACCCGAGTTCCTCAAGTTGCAGAACGACCCGTTTACCACCCTCAATACCGGCGGTCATAGCCACGGTCA
Protein-coding regions in this window:
- a CDS encoding sulfite exporter TauE/SafE family protein yields the protein MIAIFAGFGLLIGILFGFFGMGGSFLVTPALLMLDYPAKVAVGSGLAFVFGTSVIGALRHRDHGQVDYKLAALMTVAMTAGIEGGKRVVLQLEELGSADIVISTAYVGLLALVGLFTLRDARCEGDECIELGLADRVQAVEVPPMVSLKCGATISLWIVLAIGGVIGVLSGFLGVGGGFLLMPAMMYGLGVPAGIAVGTDILQITISGAFGAFVYARAGAVALPVVGSLLAGSALGARIGAGASTLVDEGEIKGYFAVMLLAGGLAVAAKNLSAPLGIGVLNTVSMVLIFGAAIVVSAAVVIAAVYKLRHERGETSCRLATS